In Hoplias malabaricus isolate fHopMal1 chromosome 18, fHopMal1.hap1, whole genome shotgun sequence, the genomic window CCAGTCTGATTGGACGAAGACACCTGAGGTTGCTTTTAGCCAAACTCCGCCCACTAAGGTGCTGTTTCCTAGCAACTGCTGCTGAAAACCCCCTTCAGCTcagtttatatcacaatatctACCTTTCTTCATCAGAACCACGCAGGAGCTGCTGAGGAAGAACACGTCTGTGGGCGGGGCATGGAGGGGTGAGTCAGTAAACATTCACAGGTCTCAGGACGATGCTCAACATCATCAGATTCACCACGTCATAAAGCAGTGGCTGGGTCCCATTTGTGGCATCTGTGATTCTCTCAACACctccctccttttctctctctctctctctgtctctctctcatgcagtgatcagccaaaacattaaaaccagcaCCTAtcctgctctgcatactttgttactcCCTGGTACCAGTGTTTGTCCgtggagagaatggacagtgagtatgaaaaaggaggtggttttaatgattTGGCTGACTGTAGTATGTCGTATGATGTAGTAATACCATACTGCACTAATATTCTATCTGTATTGTGCAGCAATAATAGAAAATGTAATTTCCTGCACTGAATGTCCACTAGAAGGCGCtctcttcttctgtctctctctctctctgtctctctctcatattaCTGCAGACCCTGGAATCTCCCAGACGTTCTTGCGACCCAAATGGGGACCAATCACACTGGGCTTAAAGCAACACTccgtagtatttttaccttaaaatgacagcttcaaaatcactgagaTGCTCCACTGGGttttcacagggagaacagagcctgtttagttgctattctgggctcagcactgcagaaactgcactatgtaccttttaaaggagGGGAGTTTGTTGTAAGAACTGCAAGAGGACCACAGAATTAGGACACCATCAGAGACTGGgcttctccctctcttcctgtCTACAGGTATGTGTCGTGTTCTGTGCTACTCAGACTCTGATTGGACGCCTGGAGGGGCGTGTCCTTCATCAGAGGCTGTGGTTGGCCAGGTAAAAGCTGGTCCTGAGGGGGCGGATTCTGATTAGATGTCTCTGGTGGAGAGGTGGCATTTTtcctgttcttcttcttcttcttgtccCTGTCCTCCTCCGTGGTCCGGGGGTCCGGGAGCACGTTGACGATGATGGTGGGCTTCTGGTTCAGGTCCTGTTTGCTGGGCGGCTCGGCGCCCATGATGGCTCGGGCGCCGTGCATTCTGGGGGGAGATTTACAGTGCAGTTCCCCTCTCGACTCCTTCCACAGGCGCAGCTGAGAGAGGTGCTCCTTCTCGATGTCCCGCTCAGACACGGGCAGCTCCAGAATctggaggagagacacaagaCAGACGGACACAGATGGACACATCCACACGGACAGAGTCTCTTCACAAAAACTCATAAACAAAGAGGACAACATCTGCCCTGAGTTCCTGGAGTGACTGGAATAATGTGTACTGTCATAAGTCTTGGTACagaaacaagagagagaaagaaagagagagagagaaagagagagagaaagagaaggaaagagggaaggagagcgaaagagagagagaaggagagaaggagggagagaaagagaaggagagagagagaaggagagatagaaagaggaaagagggaaggagagcgaaagagagggagagagaaggaaagggagggagagatagaaagagaagaagagagagagagggaaggagagagagagaaggagagatagaaagagaaggaaagagggaaggagagcgaaagagagggagagagagacagaggagagatagaaaaagaaggaaagaggGAACGAGAgcgaaagaaagagagaaggagagaggtcATTGATGGACACAAATTTCTCTTGCCTTTTTTCCtaacaaattattcattcattcattcattatctgtaacccttatccagttcagggtcgcagtgggtccagagcctacccagaagcactgggcgcaaggcaggaacacaccctggagggggcgccagtccttcacagggcgacacacacacacactcacattcactcacacactcacacctatggaaaatTTTGGCTCGCCAATCCACTATGTAACAAATGGCcttaaataaaatcttttgTATCATTTTCACAggattttaattcatttttcatttcattctttttaattttattgatgaaaccatttatatttttatattctataGGGAATTGTAAGTAAACAAATAAGTAATGTATGACAAACatctattgtgtgtgtgtgtgtgtgtgtgtgtgtgtctgagagacagagacacacacgtCTTCATGTGTTAACCCTGGTAAGTAAAGTTTGTGGGGTCAAGGTGTAGAGCTTTCGTTAACGACTGAGAGGAGGTGGTTAATTATTCCTCGATCATGTGAACGTCACACAGTATAACTTCTGCTTCACTGCGCAGCACACGTCAACCCTCTGCTGATTACTGAGAAAATACTGAGCAGACAGGAGACGATGGAGACAagaaaacacactctctctgaggAACACACTCTCTCCACAAGATGGAGACAAACTCCTGTTTTCATTCGTTTTCTGTAAAagaaactgaacacacactaatTTCGCTGAAGGCTGTATGAAGTGTTGAACGACTAAAACCACTAAATCTGTCATTGGCCGAGTGAAGGGTGTGAAGCAGACAGTTATCTTACACCCACACATTACACTTACTAAGAAGAGATGACTAAAGAGGTGACTCTaagttcctgtgtgtgtgtgtgtgtgtgtgttacctctcTGATGAGGAAGGTCTCCTGCATGTAGCGCGGCTCCACGGCTCGAAGCAGCTCCATGGTCTCGTACTGACCCTGACAGACCTTTAACTTCTCCTGAGATCCCAGCATGCATTTCAGCAGCACCAGCCCCACACGGAAGATGATTTTCACTCctagaccaacacacacacgccgAGTTACGATACACAGCTTCATACGAGTTCAGTCAGTGTGCAGCACCATGAAGGAGTTTTATACCGCGTGGCAGACAGGGGGCGCTGCTGCTGCTCGcgtgctcagtgtgtgtgggaGCGTATCGTAGAGCGCAACACTTCTGCTGAATGTGTGTTGGGGGCAATAGCAGATTACCATCGTGAAGCAGCCCATACATCATCTGTGTTCACGATTAAACACCACTTACACAACACTGGAAAACAGTGGAGAGGGACACTGCGGTGGTCTTTGGTGTTCAGGTTCATTAAACGTCATCTAAACATGTTCTATTTCACTTCTGAAAACACTTTGAGAGCAGCCCATGTCCCGCTGCCAGGATCAAACAGGAAGTGCTTGTGGTTGAAGTGTCAGGACCAGCCCTGAACAgactgtgtttatttagtgtAAACATGTACGTGTAacgtacagagagagagagagagagagagagaaagagaaaataagagaatgagagagagagaacctcaCCCTCACAGAAGAACATGTCCCAGACCCTGAGCACCGAGGCCCAGGGCAGTGtccgggagaacacacacatgaacCACTCGGTCATGTAGAGGATCGGGTCGATCTTGTGCTTCTTTAGATGACGATGAGCCACTGAGGAAACCCGCTTCAGCAGAGCAAACAGAATCTCTCCATCCAGCTGAATcgcctcctacacacacacacacacacacacacacacacacacacacacacacacacacacacacacacacacacacacacacttctctgtaAACTCATGTCTCCAAGTGAATTTACTGATTCTCCAACAGTATTTAAGTTCTCTAACATATGAGCCATGGGATGGTTGTTGATGTCTCATTTAAATCTAGCAGAGTTTAGTAGAAACAGCAGAAACAGATTAAAACGCAAAAGAACTGAAGAAAACCTGCACTCAAACAGTTAAAGGCTGGCCCAGTCCCTCTGGGAATTAGTGACTATTCTAAATCTAAGACttggtactgtgtgtgtgtgtgtgtgtgtgtgtgtgacagagttgTTCATTAAGACAGACGCACTGAGGATCAGTGTAAAGAGCTACAGGTTTGTTAATGAACAGCTTCAGTCGGATGAAGAGCACGGGAACAGCAACCTTTAACCCCTCACTCCCACATCAGCACAACTTCATACCTCACTCAtaccacacaccacactcctcacagacagccacccggaggaaacccacgcagacacagagagaacacaccacactcctcacagacagtcacccggaggaaacccacacagacacagagagaacacaccacactcctcacagacagtcacccggaggaaacccacgcagacacagagagaacacaccacactcctcacagacagtcacccggaggaaacccacgcagacacagagagaacacaccacactcctcacagacagtcacccggaggaaacccacgcagacacagggagaacacaccacactcctcacagacagtcacccggaggaaacccacacagacacagggagaacacaccacactcctcacagacagtcacccgaaggaaacccacgcagacacagagagaacacaccacactcctcacagacagtcacccggaggaaacccacgcagacacagagagaacacaccacactcctcacagacagtcacccggaggaaacccacgcagacacagggagaacacaccacactcctcacagacagtcacccggaggaaacccacacagacacagggagaacacccagTGCAGGGCCCTAAAGCACCCGTGTGTAAATGGGAGTCTGACGTCCTTCATTCAGTGCTCAAATCTAAATCCAGATCATCGTGGTAATCCTGTTTATAGCAATTTAAACCACAATCACGTTATTGGTCAGAAAAATAACACAGTTCCTCCAAATGTTTTAGCGCTAGAGAATATAACcaaacatttacattaacatcatatttatttgatcTGACTGAGAGCGTCTggtgccctgcgatggactggtgccctctccagagTGTGCTCCTGCACTGTGCCCCTGATTAAGGTGAAGCAGTGAGAGCAGAGGAACGAATGAATGGATGAGGGTATGTAACATAGACCAGACTGCTGTGTAAACGCAGCTGTTGAGCTGAGCTGGTTGAACGTGCTCGGTGCTGCAGGCAGATATTGCATCTGTATTCAaacctgagtgtgtgttatcagaCCAGTGTCAGAAACAGCTCGTGTTACGAGTGAGTGTTAATCTCACCAGGCCTGCGCTGTAATATCCCGGCAGATACTTCTCACAGATCTGCACCAGGCACCAAAACGCCtcctgaagagaagagaagcaaataaacacatattCATATGAAAACCTGAAAACATTAGCTGTGCAAATCTCTAATCTCTAGCCTCAGATTTGTCTATAATCCTTTagcattcacacatacattgtctgtaacccgtatccagttcagggtcacggtgggtctggagcctacctggaatcactgagcgcaagtcagaaacacaccctggagggggcgccagtccttcacagggcaacacacactcacagagaacacaccacacgttctccggtttcctcccatggtccaaaaacacacgttggtaggattggcgactcaaaagtgtccgtaggtgtgagtgtgttgccctgtgaaggactggcgccccctccagggtgtggtcctgacttgcgctcagtgattccaggtaggctccagacccaccgtgaccctgaactggatacgggttacagacaatgaatgaatgacatacaAATTAATGGAGGGTTATAGACAGAAAAATGTTACTGACcattgtttaattgtttacaCCTCTACAAACACAAAGTAGTGTAAATCATCCTGAGATTTCTCCGCTGAAGTTGTTTCTGACTGAGACAGAGTTCATGGTGTGGTGCTTGTTCTCTAACCTCAGCCGGCATGTGCATGAGCAGAACCGCAGCGATTGGAGCCTGAGCCTGACAGTAACCTTCCTCCGGACGGTACAGAGTGTAGGCCTTCAGCACCCGGAACAGATCCTGCTGactataaaacacacagacacacacagacacacacagacacacacagtattcAGACTTGTTGCTACTGTTAGCTTTGATAACATCAGTCTGTCTGTGATCATAAATAAACAGTGTGGTGATTAGAACAGAAACCACATAATCAGGTCGACCACAGCCCAGATGGTGAGGActgtttggcccaaatgtggcacatctgTAGTTCTCTCATGGCCCACATTCGGTTCTGAATGAGGCCGTTGACTCTGGGAGAGTCTGGACGCCTCGACTCAGACACAGCTCCACTTTTCTCGGGCTGGATGTCAGGTGTGTTTGCAACAAATCTAGGCCGGCCCACACAATACGTGCCGTAACCCAATTCAAGCCCTACTCATGACATTTGCCCATGTCCCACCTACACCACACGTGCCACTGCCACAACCAAGCCATGAGCGTTAAAAGTGGCACAGCTGTGGCCCGAACGCGTATCTGGAAAATAACAGAATATCTTTACACTGTttgaggtgagtgtgtgggagaggtgagtgtgtggagagttATCACCTTAATAGGGGCCACTTGTCTAATGCTCATAGTTTCAGCTGAAAACTTCACAGAAGCAACCTTCAGGCACCAAAGATGTCAGAGAAAGCAGAAGCTCACCCGTGTCCTCCTCGAGCTACAAACATTTCATGGAAAGGAAACTGTCGGTGGAGGTCCTTCTCAATCACGTCGACCCATTTAGGATCTCCAGGCTGGCCGTCCAAGTCCTGACACAGAAAACAGTCCAGCTTCAGTAAACGAAGGGTTAATGAGGTCATTTTCCAAAAGTTAACGCTGCATGTGTATTAACGTGTTTATTtgtagcccaccaacccacacactgtgaaacaagactcgCAAACATCAGTCAGAAAACACGAGATAAAACGAGGCGCTCTGatcctgctccgcttctgacaacaagagcagagactttagaatggccccgccccctcgtctggggacccgtgtttatgtgagagcgcaaagacgaggttaaactcagcaaaacagacacaacgagcgcggagaaataagagcactgagtaaaaacggagaagaaagagaacagagtgaaaacggctaaaaaccagagcttctgctcctcgctcctcactgctgtgcgctcggggtcggggtgaacagcgagcggctcatt contains:
- the tbc1d10ab gene encoding TBC1 domain family member 10A; amino-acid sequence: MAKSPQPQGHGADQQAGDRESLAEPRSFSPGSRTELNGSANSEKQADKYGFIGGAQQLTGDSAEDIPPEVLRQREVKWLEMLSSWDKWMSKKHKKVKLRCQKGIPPSLRGRVWLYLCGGKVKMEQNRDRFQDLDGQPGDPKWVDVIEKDLHRQFPFHEMFVARGGHGQQDLFRVLKAYTLYRPEEGYCQAQAPIAAVLLMHMPAEEAFWCLVQICEKYLPGYYSAGLEAIQLDGEILFALLKRVSSVAHRHLKKHKIDPILYMTEWFMCVFSRTLPWASVLRVWDMFFCEGVKIIFRVGLVLLKCMLGSQEKLKVCQGQYETMELLRAVEPRYMQETFLIREILELPVSERDIEKEHLSQLRLWKESRGELHCKSPPRMHGARAIMGAEPPSKQDLNQKPTIIVNVLPDPRTTEEDRDKKKKKNRKNATSPPETSNQNPPPQDQLLPGQPQPLMKDTPLQASNQSLSSTEHDTYL